Proteins encoded by one window of Vidua chalybeata isolate OUT-0048 chromosome 10, bVidCha1 merged haplotype, whole genome shotgun sequence:
- the B3GALNT1 gene encoding UDP-GalNAc:beta-1,3-N-acetylgalactosaminyltransferase 1 — MILVLVSALYMRPLKWIFLWLLLFSLITMWYITFSSRAGLENVNPLYFYEKEPVYRRPRPFTLRARPRCADLHPFLVILVASSPRDLKARQAIRITWGSRDSWWGQHILTLFLLGQDTQREDRAAALAVEDESILYGDIIRQDFVDTYDNLTLKTIMAFQWLSEFCSNARFFMKTDADVFINTPNLVKFLLRLNSSENVFTGYPLIDNFAYRGFHRKRYISYQEYPFKLYPPYCSGLGYILDGKLALRTYELMGHVKPLKFEDVYVGICVNILKVNITAPEDAEQFFLYKINFDICKYRHLIAVHGLTSSELVQFWQDLSSNTTKTCL, encoded by the coding sequence ATGATCCTGGTCCTGGTCAGCGCCTTGTACATGAGACCCCTGAAATGGAttttcctgtggctgctgctgttttccctgaTCACCATGTGGTACATAACCTTCTCCTCCAGGGCTGGCCTGGAGAACGTGAACCCTCTGTACTTCTACGAGAAGGAGCCCGTGTACCGGCGGCCGCGCCCATTCACGCTGCGCGCGCGCCCCCGGTGCGCCGACCTCCACCCCTTCCTGGTCATCCTGGTGgcttccagccccagggaccTGAAAGCCAGGCAGGCCATCAGGATCACGTGGGGCTCCCGGGATTCCTGGTGGGGCCAGCACATCCTGACCCTgttcctgctggggcaggacaCGCAGAGGGAGGACAgggcggcggcgctggcggTGGAGGACGAGAGCATCCTCTATGGGGACATCATCCGCCAGGATTTCGTGGACACTTACGACAACCTCACCCTGAAGACCATCATGGCCTTCCAGTGGCTCTCCGAGTTCTGTTCCAACGCCAGGTTCTTCATGAAGACCGACGCCGATGTCTTCATCAACACTCCCAACCTGGTGAAGTTCCTGCTGCGGCTGAATTCCTCGGAGAACGTTTTCACCGGCTATCCCCTCATCGACAACTTCGCCTACAGAGGCTTCCACAGGAAAAGGTACATCTCCTACCAGGAGTATCCCTTCAAGCTCTATCCTCCCTACTGCAGCGGCCTGGGATACATCCTGGATGGAAAACTGGCTCTGAGGACTTACGAGCTCATGGGCCACGTCAAACCTCTGAAGTTTGAGGATGTTTATGTGGGAATTTGCGTAAATATACTCAAAGTCAACATCACTGCTCCAGAAGATGCAGAACAATTCTTTCTCTATAAAATCAACTTTGATATCTGTAAGTACAGACATTTGATTGCAGTTCACGGCCTTACCTCAAGCGAACTGGTCCAGTTTTGGCAGGATTTGTCATCCAACACTACAAAAACTTGCCTTTGA